The DNA window CTGAACGAGTTTTCGGCCATGAACGAGATCTATGGCCGATTCTTCCCGGCTTCGCCCCCGGCGCGCGCCACAGTGGAAGTGGCCCGGCTGCCGCGCGACGCCCGCGTCGAGATTGATCTCCTGGCAGCCGGATAGCGCGTTTGCAAGCCCGGAGGGTCCGTGCTAGCATGCTGGTTTTCGCGTTCGGCGAAATACCTGTCTGAGGAACACGGAATGGCTCAGAGGTGTGAGGTCTGCGGCAAAGGGCCGCAGGTGGGCAACCGCATCAGCCACGCCCATAACGTGACGTCGCGACGCTGGAACGTCAATCTGAAACGCTTGCGCGTGGTGGTGGGCGGCAGCCGCCGGCGCATGCGCGTTTGCGCGGCTTGCATTCGTGCCGGCCGCGTGACCAAGGCATGATCTTCGCCAGCGGGAAACCATCGCCGGGCGCTGGCCGCGGCGAGCAAGCTACATGGCATGAAGTTGAGGAATCCACCCATTAGCTTTCGCAGCCCCGCTGTTCGTAGCGTCACTGTTGCGGGGCTCGCTCTGCTCGTGCTGCCTCCTCTGTTTCTTGGCGGCTGCAACCGGGGCGGCACCCCTTCCACGGAAGCGTGGGCGGTGGTGAACGGCAAAGAGATCAAGCGGGCCGAGGTGGAGAAATACTTTCGCAGCCGCGGGCTGCAGCAGGGCGGCGAAACTCCTTCGAGCGAAGAAGCCCTCAGCCTGAAGCTCAATATCCTCGAGGAACTCATCAACAACCAGATTCTCTTCGCTCGCGCCTCCCGGCTCGGGCTCATCGCCACCGATGGCGAAGTCGAGGACAAGTTCACCGAACTCAAAAGCCCGTACACCGAGGAAGAATTTCAAAGGCGGCTCAAAGAACAGGGCACCGCCGTGGAGGATTTGAAACAGGACGTGCGCCGCGGTTTGACGACGCAAAAACTCATCAACAAAGAAATCATCGCCAAGATCACAATCAGCGACGCCGACATCCAGAGCTTCTACGACTCGAACCGCGCGCTCTTTAACCGGGCCGAGGCGCAGTACCGGGTGGCCAACATCCTGGTCACACCCCACGGCGAAGCTCAGATCCGCAATCGCAAGGGCGATGACGCCAAGTCAGAGGCGGCGGCGCGCCAGAAGTTGCGCATGCTCGAGGAGCGACTCGGCAATGGTGAGGATTTTACCCGCCTGGCAGAAGACTATTCCGAAGACCCGATCAGCGCGACGACGGGCGGCGACATGGGCTACATCGCTGCCTCAGGACTGGAGCGCGCTGCGCCGGCGCTCAAACAGACGATCCTGGCTTTGCGAGTCGGCGAGACCAGCCGCGTGATCTCGACGCGCGACGGTTACCGCATCTTGAAGTTGCTGGCCCGCGAACCGGCCGGCCAGCGCGATCTCGCCGACCCGGTGGTCCAAAGTTCCATCCGGGAAAACCTGCGCAACCGCAAGGTGCAATTGCTGCTCGACGCCTACCTGAAACAACTCCGCAGCGAAGCCAAAACGACCAACTACCTCGCCCAGCAAATCCTCGAATCCGCCGGCAAACTGCCCGCCCAAGCTGCGCCCACTGGCGCAACTCAGCAAAAGTAGAGCTCGTCAGTCGAAAAGCGAAATTCGAAAATCGGAACAGACGATCCATGGCGCGGTTGATTTCCGAGTTTCAATTTTCGTTTTTCGAGTTTCGAATTCGAGTGGCACTTACGCCACGATGACCAGCGTTTCGCCGACGTTTACGGCCAAGCCAGCGGTAGCGAAAATCTTTTCGACCGTGCCCTTCTTGGGCGAATGGATTTCATTCTGCATCTTCATGGCCTCGACGACGAGAAGGCCCTGACCGGCCTCGACCGAATCGCCTTCTTGAACGAGCACACGCACCACCCGGCCCGGCATCGGCGCCGCGACCTGTTGGCGACCGGCTGTCTCAAATCCGCCCGCCTCCCTGCGCCGCAGCCGGCGCGGGTCGTGCACCCGGACGACGAATTCGTACGCCCCCGAACCGAACCCGCCCGATTGGGCCCCGCCGACGTGGACGCGAAGGCCCTCAGGCGCGGCGGCGGGTTCGACGCGAACTTCATAGGATCGCCCTTCCCAGAGAACCGAATAAAGACCGGGACGGATTTCGGCAAAGTCGGCTGCCAGCGCGGCGCCGTCCACATGGCCGGATGACCCCGAAGCATCGGTCAACAGCTCGACCAGATGAGTTCGCTCGCCAATTTGGACTTCGCGCTTCATCGCGTAACCTTGGCTCACCCCCCAAATTTCATGGGCGCGGCTTGCGATCCAACAGTGCCTGCCGGCCCGCGATCTTCCAGCGGCTCTCGCTTCGTCCGGCAACCCGAGAGGCGCCATCCCGGCCCGGAGTCGAGCACGCAAAGACAACGGCGGCGAGCGCCGCCAGCCGCTCCACCCTCTCGCGCTGGTCCTCTCCTATATGGCGGCGCTCCGCCAGCATCCGGTCAACCAGCCCGGTATCGAGCCGTCCGGCCAAGAAATCCGGATGATCCAGAATCTGACGAAAGAAGGAAAGGTTGGTCTTGATTCCGCCGATCGCGTATTCCGCCAGGCCACGCTTCAACCGGAGGATCACTTCCTGCCGGTCGTTGCCCCAGGCAATCATCTTGCCGAGCAAGGGGTCGTATTCAAGCGGCACGGTCCAGCCCTCAAAAACACACTCGTCGAGGCGGATGCCGGGCCCCAGCGGCCGGCGCAGATGAGTGACCGTGCCGGGCGACGGAAAGAAGTTGTTATCGGGGTCCTCGGCATAGACGCGCAACTCCATCGCCGCGCCGCGGAGCTTTACATCCGATTGCGCGAACGGAAGCTTTTCCCCGGCGGCGACGGCAATTTGCAACTTCACCAGGTCCAAGCCGGTGACCAGCTCCGTCACGGGATGCTCCACCTGCAAGCGCGCATTCATTTCGAGGAAATAAAACTTCAGGCCGGACTCACTATCGGCGGAGCGCTCCGCCACCAGAAATTCAGCCGTGCCGGCATTGGTGTAACCGGCCGCCTTGGCCAGCCGAACCGCCGCCTCGCCCATTTGCGCGCGCAGCTCCGGCGTCACAATGGGCGAAGGCGACTCCTCAATCACCTTCTGGTGACGACGCTGGATCGAACATTCGCGCTCGCCCAGGTAGGCAACGTTGCCATGCTCGTCACCCAGGATTTGCATCTCCACGTGCCGCGGGCGTTCCAGGTACTTCTCGATGTAAAGCGCCGGATCGTTAAACGCGTTCTCGGCTTCGCTTTGAGCATCGCGGAAGGCCGCCGGCAACTCCTCCGGCGTGCGCACCAGCCGCAACCCTTTCCCGCCACCTCCGCCGGCTGCCTTGAGCATGAGCGGGTAGCCAAATTCGCGGGCGAGCTGCCTGGCCTGCTCGACCGATGCGAGATGGGTGGTCATCCCGGGCACCACCGGCACCCCGGCGGATACGGCGATCTTCCGCGCAGCGGTCTTCGAACCCATGCGCTGCATCGCCTCCGCGCTCGGACCAATAAAGACGATTCCGTTTTCCCGGCAGGCCCGGGCCAGCGCCGGATTTTCCGCCAGAAAGCCATAGCCGGGATGAAGCGCGTCGCAGCCGGCTTTGCCCGCCACCTCCAAGAGCTTGTCGATGCGGAGGTAACT is part of the Candidatus Acidiferrales bacterium genome and encodes:
- the rpmB gene encoding 50S ribosomal protein L28, with protein sequence MAQRCEVCGKGPQVGNRISHAHNVTSRRWNVNLKRLRVVVGGSRRRMRVCAACIRAGRVTKA
- a CDS encoding SurA N-terminal domain-containing protein, with translation MKLRNPPISFRSPAVRSVTVAGLALLVLPPLFLGGCNRGGTPSTEAWAVVNGKEIKRAEVEKYFRSRGLQQGGETPSSEEALSLKLNILEELINNQILFARASRLGLIATDGEVEDKFTELKSPYTEEEFQRRLKEQGTAVEDLKQDVRRGLTTQKLINKEIIAKITISDADIQSFYDSNRALFNRAEAQYRVANILVTPHGEAQIRNRKGDDAKSEAAARQKLRMLEERLGNGEDFTRLAEDYSEDPISATTGGDMGYIAASGLERAAPALKQTILALRVGETSRVISTRDGYRILKLLAREPAGQRDLADPVVQSSIRENLRNRKVQLLLDAYLKQLRSEAKTTNYLAQQILESAGKLPAQAAPTGATQQK
- a CDS encoding biotin/lipoyl-containing protein; this translates as MKREVQIGERTHLVELLTDASGSSGHVDGAALAADFAEIRPGLYSVLWEGRSYEVRVEPAAAPEGLRVHVGGAQSGGFGSGAYEFVVRVHDPRRLRRREAGGFETAGRQQVAAPMPGRVVRVLVQEGDSVEAGQGLLVVEAMKMQNEIHSPKKGTVEKIFATAGLAVNVGETLVIVA
- a CDS encoding acetyl-CoA carboxylase biotin carboxylase subunit, producing MFKKILIANRGEIAIRVLRACREMGLAAAAVYSDVDRKSLHVRIADEAYPIGPAPATESYLRIDKLLEVAGKAGCDALHPGYGFLAENPALARACRENGIVFIGPSAEAMQRMGSKTAARKIAVSAGVPVVPGMTTHLASVEQARQLAREFGYPLMLKAAGGGGGKGLRLVRTPEELPAAFRDAQSEAENAFNDPALYIEKYLERPRHVEMQILGDEHGNVAYLGERECSIQRRHQKVIEESPSPIVTPELRAQMGEAAVRLAKAAGYTNAGTAEFLVAERSADSESGLKFYFLEMNARLQVEHPVTELVTGLDLVKLQIAVAAGEKLPFAQSDVKLRGAAMELRVYAEDPDNNFFPSPGTVTHLRRPLGPGIRLDECVFEGWTVPLEYDPLLGKMIAWGNDRQEVILRLKRGLAEYAIGGIKTNLSFFRQILDHPDFLAGRLDTGLVDRMLAERRHIGEDQRERVERLAALAAVVFACSTPGRDGASRVAGRSESRWKIAGRQALLDRKPRP